In the genome of Fusobacterium necrogenes, one region contains:
- the nth gene encoding endonuclease III, producing the protein MRKKEKVKNILEILNRKFGKPECALKYNTPFELLVAVILSAQCTDVRVNIVTKEMYKKINTPQQFANLSLEEIEEMIKSTGFYRNKAKNIKLCSQQLLNEYNGEIPQEMEKLVKLAGVGRKTANVVRGEIWGLADGITVDTHVKRLSNLIGLTKNDDPIKIEQDLMKIVPKNSWIDFSHYLILQGRDKCVARRPKCIECEISEYCIYGKKKLINS; encoded by the coding sequence ATGAGGAAAAAAGAAAAAGTAAAAAATATTTTAGAGATATTGAATAGAAAATTTGGAAAACCAGAGTGTGCTTTAAAATATAATACACCATTTGAATTGTTAGTTGCAGTAATATTATCGGCACAGTGTACTGATGTAAGAGTAAATATAGTAACAAAGGAAATGTATAAAAAAATAAATACTCCACAGCAGTTTGCAAATTTATCATTAGAAGAGATAGAGGAAATGATAAAAAGTACAGGTTTTTATAGAAATAAAGCGAAAAATATAAAATTATGTAGTCAACAATTGTTAAATGAATATAATGGAGAAATTCCACAAGAGATGGAAAAACTTGTAAAATTAGCAGGAGTAGGAAGGAAGACAGCGAATGTTGTCAGAGGAGAAATATGGGGACTTGCTGATGGAATAACTGTTGATACACATGTAAAAAGATTGAGTAATTTAATAGGTTTAACTAAAAATGATGATCCTATAAAAATAGAACAAGATTTAATGAAAATAGTTCCTAAAAATAGTTGGATAGATTTTTCCCATTATTTGATACTACAAGGAAGGGATAAGTGTGTGGCAAGAAGACCTAAATGTATAGAGTGTGAAATATCGGAGTATTGCATATATGGAAAAAAGAAATTAATTAATTCTTGA
- a CDS encoding GNAT family N-acetyltransferase: MTDIILRKMEERDIPNIYKYIHLDYVRKYFPNKQIEQWEAHRRWYLFVINSPSYLFYTIESLGREFLGTVRFEIIGKSKVAISIYLVSKIRGKRYSESVIFYSIEELKFERPQLKKVCAYILEENEISKKIFMKNAFVYKGIKEYMGAEHLLYERKIIQEVKNEEKRKSKKYFRDIE, from the coding sequence TTGACGGATATAATATTGAGAAAGATGGAAGAGAGGGATATTCCTAATATTTATAAATATATTCATTTAGATTATGTAAGAAAATATTTCCCAAATAAGCAAATCGAGCAGTGGGAAGCTCATAGAAGATGGTATTTATTTGTTATAAATTCTCCTAGCTATTTATTTTATACAATAGAAAGTTTAGGAAGAGAATTTTTAGGAACAGTAAGATTTGAAATTATAGGGAAATCTAAAGTTGCAATAAGTATCTATTTAGTAAGTAAAATACGAGGAAAGAGATATTCTGAATCTGTTATCTTTTACAGTATTGAAGAGTTAAAGTTTGAAAGACCTCAATTAAAAAAAGTTTGTGCCTATATTCTTGAAGAAAATGAAATATCTAAAAAGATTTTTATGAAAAATGCTTTTGTATATAAGGGTATTAAAGAATATATGGGAGCAGAGCATCTTTTGTATGAGAGAAAAATAATTCAAGAGGTAAAAAATGAGGAAAAAAGAAAAAGTAAAAAATATTTTAGAGATATTGAATAG
- a CDS encoding methionine/alanine import family NSS transporter small subunit — translation MNIGAVIMMIFGCTIVWGGLLISIGITLKKEKNEEN, via the coding sequence ATGAATATAGGTGCAGTCATAATGATGATATTTGGATGTACAATAGTTTGGGGAGGACTTCTGATATCAATAGGCATAACATTGAAAAAAGAAAAAAATGAAGAGAATTAA
- the tyrS gene encoding tyrosine--tRNA ligase, which yields MNNESVVDVLVERGYIKQFTHEDEIREALRKEKITFYIGFDPTADSLHVGHFIAMMFMAHMQKFGHRPIALVGGGTAMIGDPSGRTDMRQMMTKETIAHNVACIKKQMEKFIDFSEGKAILENNADWLLGLNYVDFIRDIGAHFSVNRMLAAECFKQRMEAGLSFLEFNYMLMQGYDFLVLNKKHGCTMQLGGDDQWSNMIAGVELIRKKEQKQAFAMTCTLLTNSEGKKMGKTAKGALWLDAAKTTPYEFYQYWRNVADADVEKCLALLTFLPMDEVRRLGALEGAKINQAKKILAYEVTKLIHGEEEALKAQQGAEGAFGGGDMSNVPSVDFPSEKLGTELLDLLVEHKFIKSKGEGRKLVTQNGLTVADNKVTDFAMKITENLFKDGNFVLKIGKKKIYRVILK from the coding sequence ATGAATAATGAGAGTGTAGTAGATGTATTAGTAGAGCGTGGATATATTAAACAATTCACACACGAAGATGAAATAAGAGAAGCTTTAAGAAAAGAAAAAATAACTTTTTATATAGGATTTGATCCTACAGCAGATAGCTTGCATGTAGGACACTTTATAGCTATGATGTTTATGGCACATATGCAAAAATTTGGACACAGACCAATTGCTTTAGTTGGTGGGGGAACTGCTATGATAGGAGACCCTAGTGGAAGAACTGATATGAGACAGATGATGACTAAGGAAACAATAGCTCACAATGTAGCTTGTATCAAAAAACAAATGGAAAAATTTATAGATTTTAGTGAAGGAAAAGCAATATTAGAAAACAATGCTGATTGGTTATTAGGACTAAACTATGTTGATTTTATTAGAGATATTGGAGCACATTTCTCTGTAAATAGAATGCTTGCAGCTGAGTGTTTTAAACAAAGAATGGAAGCAGGGTTATCTTTCTTAGAGTTCAACTATATGCTTATGCAAGGATATGACTTCTTAGTTTTAAATAAAAAACATGGATGTACTATGCAATTAGGTGGAGATGACCAATGGTCAAATATGATAGCAGGAGTAGAATTAATAAGAAAGAAAGAACAAAAACAAGCTTTTGCTATGACATGTACACTTCTTACAAATAGTGAAGGTAAGAAAATGGGAAAAACTGCAAAAGGAGCATTATGGCTAGATGCAGCTAAAACTACTCCATATGAATTCTATCAATATTGGAGAAATGTTGCAGATGCTGATGTGGAAAAATGTCTAGCACTATTAACATTCTTACCAATGGATGAAGTAAGAAGATTAGGAGCATTAGAAGGAGCAAAAATTAACCAAGCCAAGAAAATATTAGCTTATGAAGTTACAAAATTAATACATGGAGAAGAGGAAGCTTTAAAAGCTCAACAAGGAGCAGAGGGAGCTTTTGGTGGTGGAGATATGAGTAATGTGCCATCAGTAGATTTTCCAAGTGAAAAATTAGGAACAGAGCTTTTAGATTTATTAGTTGAGCATAAATTTATAAAGTCTAAAGGGGAAGGAAGAAAACTTGTAACTCAGAATGGCTTAACAGTAGCAGACAATAAAGTCACAGATTTTGCTATGAAGATTACAGAAAATTTATTTAAAGATGGAAATTTTGTATTAAAAATAGGAAAGAAAAAAATATATAGAGTAATTTTGAAGTAG
- a CDS encoding amino acid ABC transporter ATP-binding protein, whose product MSENIIEIKHLSKSFGEHKVLKDIDFSVKKGEVVCIIGSSGSGKSTLLRCINLLEKPSGGEIIYNGENILDDNHDICKYRTKLGMVFQQFNLFNNHNVLNNCVVGQMKVLGRSKEEAEKVAMKYLQVVGMSNYVNAKPKQLSGGQKQRVAIARALSMEPDAILFDEPTSALDPEMVGEVLKVMKELAESGLTMLVVTHEMGFAREVSDRVVFMNNGYIEEEGTPEEIFNNPQKERTREFLKRTLVKN is encoded by the coding sequence ATGAGTGAAAATATAATAGAGATAAAACATTTGAGTAAATCCTTTGGTGAGCATAAGGTTCTTAAAGATATAGATTTTTCAGTAAAAAAAGGAGAAGTTGTTTGTATCATTGGTTCATCAGGGTCAGGAAAATCAACTTTATTAAGATGTATAAATCTTTTAGAGAAACCAAGTGGTGGAGAGATTATCTATAATGGAGAAAATATTTTAGATGATAATCATGATATTTGTAAGTATAGAACAAAGTTAGGAATGGTATTTCAACAGTTCAATCTTTTTAATAATCATAATGTGCTTAATAACTGTGTTGTAGGTCAAATGAAAGTGTTAGGAAGAAGTAAAGAAGAGGCTGAAAAAGTTGCTATGAAATATCTACAAGTAGTAGGAATGAGTAACTATGTCAATGCAAAACCTAAACAACTTTCAGGAGGACAAAAACAAAGAGTAGCAATAGCTAGAGCTCTTTCTATGGAGCCAGATGCAATACTGTTTGATGAACCTACATCAGCTCTAGATCCAGAGATGGTAGGAGAAGTTTTGAAGGTAATGAAGGAGTTAGCAGAAAGTGGTCTTACTATGCTAGTAGTAACTCATGAGATGGGGTTTGCAAGAGAAGTATCTGATAGAGTTGTATTTATGAATAATGGTTATATAGAAGAAGAAGGGACACCTGAAGAAATATTTAACAATCCACAAAAGGAAAGAACAAGAGAGTTTTTGAAAAGAACTTTAGTAAAAAATTAA
- a CDS encoding sodium-dependent transporter — MEETRELWNSRKGFIYAAVGAAIGLGNLWRFPFQAYKNGGGAFFLPYIVALFTCGVPLMILEYQLGKKVRGGSTKAFRTLGKNFEWFGWLQVMIPIVVMMFYCTIISVAVVFMVWSLGHAFGIVNWMSDPGKLMGMIAGSASGPFDFKAGISKYMLCFILVVWFGNWIIVKKGISAGIEKSSKLFTPLLMGLMLVFMINSLRLKGSVVGLNALFTPNFEAILNPSIWVAAYAQVFFSTTLAVGVMIAYGSYIPKKWDIVNSSFITVLANASFDIISGITVFSTLGYLVNNIGVNFNSFGNGAGIAFIAFPIAISTITTNIFLQGIIGFVFFFCLFIAGLSSSISMLEAFTTGALDKFKMTRERLVGIISFLGLVGSAAFSTYAGFNYILDIVDSHVGNYIIATLGLIETILVCKYYGIDKIRIEVNEYSDFGVGKWFDILLKYVTPVLLGITVITNLIKGIRSITVGSLVFGWGTILIMVVSATIFYKKKWENKSDRD, encoded by the coding sequence ATGGAAGAAACTAGAGAGTTATGGAATAGTAGAAAAGGGTTTATTTATGCAGCTGTAGGAGCAGCAATAGGTTTAGGAAATTTATGGAGATTTCCATTTCAAGCATATAAAAATGGTGGAGGAGCATTTTTTTTACCATATATAGTAGCACTTTTTACTTGTGGAGTACCTCTTATGATATTAGAATATCAGCTTGGGAAAAAAGTAAGAGGAGGATCTACAAAAGCATTTAGAACATTGGGGAAAAATTTTGAGTGGTTTGGATGGTTACAAGTAATGATACCAATAGTGGTAATGATGTTTTATTGTACAATAATTTCAGTGGCAGTAGTATTTATGGTGTGGTCTTTAGGACATGCTTTTGGTATTGTGAATTGGATGTCAGATCCTGGAAAGCTAATGGGAATGATAGCTGGTAGTGCCAGTGGACCATTTGATTTTAAAGCGGGAATAAGTAAATATATGCTATGTTTCATACTTGTAGTTTGGTTTGGTAACTGGATAATTGTAAAAAAAGGCATATCTGCAGGAATAGAGAAAAGTTCAAAATTATTTACACCTTTACTTATGGGATTAATGTTAGTATTTATGATAAATTCTTTAAGATTAAAGGGCTCGGTAGTAGGTCTTAATGCACTATTTACTCCTAATTTTGAAGCTATATTAAATCCAAGTATTTGGGTAGCAGCTTATGCACAAGTATTTTTTTCAACTACATTAGCAGTAGGAGTTATGATAGCATATGGTTCATATATTCCTAAAAAATGGGATATAGTAAATAGTTCTTTTATAACTGTATTAGCTAATGCATCATTTGATATAATTTCTGGAATAACAGTATTTTCAACATTAGGATATTTAGTTAATAATATTGGAGTGAATTTTAACTCTTTTGGAAATGGAGCTGGAATAGCATTTATAGCTTTTCCTATAGCTATATCAACAATAACAACTAATATTTTTTTACAAGGAATAATAGGTTTTGTATTTTTCTTTTGCTTATTTATAGCTGGATTGTCATCTAGTATATCTATGTTAGAAGCTTTTACAACTGGAGCATTAGATAAATTTAAAATGACGAGAGAAAGACTAGTTGGAATAATTTCTTTTTTAGGATTAGTAGGGAGTGCAGCATTCTCAACTTATGCAGGATTTAATTATATTTTGGATATTGTAGATTCTCATGTTGGTAATTATATAATAGCAACTCTTGGATTAATAGAAACTATCTTAGTGTGTAAATATTATGGAATTGATAAAATAAGAATAGAAGTAAATGAATATTCAGATTTTGGAGTTGGAAAATGGTTTGATATCTTATTAAAGTATGTAACACCTGTTCTTTTAGGAATAACCGTTATAACTAATTTAATAAAAGGAATAAGGAGTATAACTGTTGGAAGTTTAGTCTTTGGTTGGGGAACAATTCTAATAATGGTGGTTTCTGCAACAATTTTTTATAAAAAAAAGTGGGAGAATAAATCTGATAGAGATTAG
- the pykF gene encoding pyruvate kinase PykF, which produces MKKTKIVCTIGPKTESVESLKTLLKAGMNMMRLNFSHGDYEEHGNRIINFRQAQKETGIRAALLLDTKGPEIRTIRLEGGKDVTIVAGQEFTITTDKTVIGNNTKVAVTYEGFARDLKVGNTILIDDGLLAFTVTEINGNEVKCIAQNGGELGENKGVNLPNVAVSLPALSEKDVSDLKFGCEKGIDYVAASFIRKADDVKAVRKVLDENGGQRIGIISKIENQEGLDNFEEILALSDGIMVARGDLGVEIPVEDVPLAQKMMIKRCNEVGKVVITATQMLDSMIKNPRPTRAEVNDVANAILDGTDCVMLSGESAKGKYPVEAVTVMTKVAAKMDPLVNVKRVIDKDDVTITSAVARGTADVSEELGAKVIVVATQSGRAARDMRRYFPGAMILAITNDEKTANQLVISRGVVSYYDNNVETLDSFFALAERVVVELGLAQSGDVVVATCGEKVFERGTTNSVKVIKVK; this is translated from the coding sequence TTGAAAAAGACGAAGATTGTTTGTACAATTGGACCTAAAACTGAATCAGTAGAAAGTTTAAAAACGCTTTTAAAAGCAGGAATGAATATGATGAGATTAAACTTTTCTCACGGGGATTATGAAGAGCATGGAAACAGAATAATTAACTTTAGACAAGCTCAAAAAGAAACAGGGATAAGAGCAGCTTTATTATTGGATACAAAAGGTCCAGAAATAAGAACTATTAGACTTGAAGGTGGAAAGGATGTTACTATAGTAGCAGGACAAGAGTTTACAATAACTACAGATAAAACAGTTATTGGAAATAATACAAAAGTTGCAGTTACTTATGAAGGATTTGCAAGAGATTTAAAAGTAGGAAATACTATATTAATAGATGACGGATTATTAGCATTTACAGTTACTGAAATTAATGGAAATGAGGTAAAATGTATTGCACAAAATGGTGGAGAGTTAGGAGAGAATAAAGGGGTTAATCTACCAAATGTAGCAGTAAGTTTACCAGCTTTATCTGAAAAAGATGTGAGTGATCTTAAATTTGGTTGTGAAAAAGGAATAGATTATGTTGCAGCTTCGTTTATAAGAAAAGCTGATGATGTAAAAGCGGTTAGAAAAGTTCTTGATGAAAATGGAGGACAAAGAATTGGAATTATTTCTAAGATAGAAAATCAAGAGGGATTAGATAACTTTGAAGAAATTTTGGCTTTATCAGATGGTATTATGGTGGCAAGAGGAGATCTTGGAGTAGAAATTCCTGTTGAAGATGTTCCGTTAGCGCAAAAAATGATGATTAAGAGATGTAATGAAGTAGGAAAGGTAGTTATTACAGCTACTCAAATGTTAGATTCTATGATAAAAAATCCTAGACCTACAAGAGCAGAAGTAAATGATGTTGCAAATGCTATATTAGATGGAACAGATTGTGTAATGCTATCTGGAGAATCTGCAAAAGGAAAATATCCAGTAGAAGCTGTTACAGTAATGACTAAAGTTGCAGCTAAAATGGATCCATTAGTAAATGTAAAAAGAGTTATTGATAAAGATGATGTAACTATAACTTCAGCCGTAGCAAGAGGAACAGCAGATGTAAGTGAAGAATTAGGTGCAAAAGTAATAGTGGTAGCAACTCAGTCAGGAAGAGCGGCAAGGGATATGAGAAGATATTTTCCAGGAGCTATGATTTTAGCTATAACTAATGATGAAAAAACAGCTAATCAGTTAGTGATATCAAGAGGAGTTGTTTCTTATTATGATAATAATGTGGAAACATTAGATTCATTCTTTGCACTAGCAGAAAGAGTAGTTGTTGAGTTAGGATTAGCACAATCTGGAGATGTTGTAGTAGCAACTTGTGGAGAAAAAGTATTTGAAAGAGGAACTACTAACTCTGTAAAAGTAATAAAAGTAAAATAG
- a CDS encoding MATE family efflux transporter, giving the protein MSKISLGHENTKKIFFKLALPSVLGSIQMMVDGFFIANTVGANGLAAINLSMPVINLYMSIAMMICAGGAVYTSIELGKGNKKRANEVFSFTFFVYIAILRTLSILGTIFIDKIIYFLGASKELIPLVKPYLITLLVLNLLFNFPIFSEMFVKIGGLPNFVFISALICISGNILGDYILIVQMNLGVFGATLATGVANGTAGVILFTRFLKNRCALTFTSPKGNRYLLGKILYNGSSKMLTIVSAAITTYIFNLLLMKYIGPLGVSALTIVFYVNNILNICLYGLNQALQPLVSFNLGAREFDKIKETVKITLISGATLGLICFITMKLKSDFIVKLFSKGNSDLELLTFDVLNIVTFQYIISFINVTAIGFLTALEKPFESMLVSFFRSLVFTVSYLFILPIFWKFWALVIYANRRTILYIYKYPSYVLLIQ; this is encoded by the coding sequence ATGAGTAAAATTTCTTTAGGACATGAAAATACTAAAAAAATTTTTTTCAAGCTTGCTCTTCCAAGTGTTTTAGGATCTATACAGATGATGGTAGATGGTTTTTTTATAGCTAATACTGTAGGGGCTAATGGGCTTGCTGCTATAAATCTTTCTATGCCTGTTATTAATCTCTATATGAGTATAGCTATGATGATATGTGCAGGAGGAGCTGTATATACATCCATTGAATTAGGAAAAGGAAATAAAAAAAGAGCGAATGAAGTTTTTTCTTTTACTTTTTTTGTCTATATTGCTATTCTGAGAACACTAAGTATATTAGGAACAATTTTTATAGATAAAATAATCTATTTTTTAGGTGCTAGTAAAGAGTTAATTCCTTTAGTAAAACCATATCTTATAACTCTTTTAGTTTTAAATCTTCTATTTAATTTCCCTATATTCTCTGAAATGTTTGTCAAAATTGGTGGACTTCCTAATTTTGTTTTTATCAGTGCTCTTATTTGTATAAGTGGAAATATATTAGGAGATTATATTTTAATAGTTCAAATGAATTTAGGAGTATTTGGTGCTACATTAGCAACTGGAGTAGCTAATGGAACAGCTGGAGTTATTTTATTTACACGTTTTCTTAAAAATAGATGTGCTCTAACATTCACTTCTCCTAAAGGTAATAGATATCTATTAGGAAAAATTCTTTATAATGGAAGTTCTAAAATGTTAACTATTGTTTCAGCTGCTATTACTACTTATATTTTTAATTTGCTTCTTATGAAATATATAGGACCCCTTGGTGTATCAGCTCTAACAATCGTATTTTATGTTAATAATATCTTAAATATATGCCTTTATGGTTTAAATCAAGCACTACAACCTTTAGTTTCTTTTAATTTGGGAGCTAGAGAATTTGATAAAATAAAAGAAACGGTTAAAATAACTTTAATTTCTGGAGCTACTTTAGGATTAATATGTTTTATTACTATGAAACTTAAAAGTGACTTTATTGTTAAACTTTTCTCTAAAGGAAATTCTGACTTAGAACTTTTAACTTTTGATGTTTTAAATATTGTTACTTTTCAATATATAATATCTTTTATTAATGTTACTGCTATAGGTTTTCTAACTGCTTTAGAAAAACCATTTGAATCTATGTTAGTTTCATTTTTTAGATCTCTTGTATTTACAGTATCATATTTATTTATTCTTCCTATTTTTTGGAAATTCTGGGCTTTGGTTATCTATGCCAATAGGAGAACTATCTTGTATATTTATAAGTATCCCTCTTATGTATTACTCATTCAATAA
- a CDS encoding HAD family hydrolase, whose product MELKLIIFDMDGVILDSERVANIAWFEVSKRYGLGITLEKLRNIKGGTVKRTQGILAELVGEEKAKKILDEKKEIQLEIIKSEGGIKLKRGVVELLKYIKERDLKCVVATSTRKESAERQLKETKVYEYFDTLVFGDEVVNGKPAPDIFLKACEKTGVLTGEAVVIEDSVLGATAANNAKIKCFVVEDTIKFTEEENKLAYRKFDSLLEVKEYLER is encoded by the coding sequence ATGGAGTTAAAACTTATAATATTTGATATGGATGGTGTGATTTTAGATAGTGAGAGAGTAGCTAATATAGCTTGGTTTGAAGTAAGCAAAAGATATGGATTAGGGATAACATTGGAAAAATTACGTAATATAAAGGGTGGAACTGTTAAAAGAACTCAAGGAATATTAGCAGAACTAGTAGGAGAAGAGAAGGCTAAAAAAATTTTAGATGAGAAAAAAGAGATTCAATTAGAAATAATAAAATCTGAGGGTGGAATCAAATTAAAAAGAGGGGTAGTAGAGCTATTAAAATATATAAAAGAGAGAGATTTGAAATGCGTAGTGGCAACTTCTACTAGGAAAGAAAGTGCAGAGAGACAGTTAAAAGAGACAAAAGTATATGAATACTTTGATACATTGGTTTTTGGTGATGAAGTGGTAAATGGAAAACCAGCTCCAGATATTTTTTTGAAGGCTTGTGAAAAGACGGGAGTTTTAACTGGAGAAGCTGTAGTTATAGAAGATTCAGTATTGGGAGCTACTGCAGCTAATAATGCTAAAATAAAATGTTTTGTGGTAGAAGATACTATAAAGTTTACTGAAGAAGAAAATAAATTGGCTTATAGAAAGTTTGACAGTTTATTAGAAGTTAAAGAGTATTTAGAGAGGTAA
- a CDS encoding amino acid ABC transporter permease, with protein MDFEWIVRILENNWQMFLRGAGVTLWISVIGTILGTIVGLVVGVIKTIPIPEKGIKKGVLKIINCLLSAYIEFFRGTPMIVQAMVIYYGSALAFEVNIDRMVAALFIVSINTGAYMSEIVRGGIISVDKGQFEAAQAIGMNHFQTMTNVVLPQVVRNILPATGNEFVINIKDTSVLNVISVSELFFQTKTVAGNNFRYFETFFITCILYFVMTFTITRILRYIEVKLDGPDNYAIMAGNQMQVERPEEKLKRETN; from the coding sequence ATGGATTTTGAATGGATAGTTAGAATATTAGAAAATAACTGGCAAATGTTTTTAAGGGGAGCAGGAGTAACCTTATGGATATCGGTTATAGGAACAATTTTAGGAACAATTGTCGGCCTTGTAGTTGGAGTAATAAAAACTATACCGATTCCAGAAAAGGGAATAAAAAAAGGAGTATTAAAAATAATTAATTGTTTACTTTCTGCGTATATAGAGTTTTTTCGTGGAACCCCTATGATAGTCCAAGCAATGGTTATTTATTATGGATCAGCCCTTGCTTTTGAGGTAAATATAGATAGAATGGTGGCTGCATTATTCATAGTTTCTATAAATACAGGAGCATATATGTCTGAAATTGTAAGAGGAGGAATCATCTCTGTTGATAAAGGGCAGTTTGAAGCAGCTCAAGCAATTGGAATGAATCATTTTCAAACTATGACAAATGTTGTTTTACCACAAGTTGTGAGAAATATTTTGCCAGCGACAGGAAATGAGTTTGTAATTAATATTAAAGATACTTCTGTTTTAAATGTTATATCTGTATCTGAACTTTTTTTTCAAACAAAAACTGTAGCAGGAAATAACTTTAGATATTTTGAAACATTCTTTATAACTTGTATATTATATTTTGTAATGACATTTACAATTACAAGAATTTTGAGATATATAGAAGTAAAGTTAGATGGACCAGATAATTATGCAATAATGGCTGGAAATCAGATGCAAGTTGAAAGACCAGAAGAGAAACTAAAAAGGGAAACAAACTAG
- the eno gene encoding phosphopyruvate hydratase, with protein sequence MTRIVDVVAREILDSRGNPTVEVDVVLECGAKGRAAVPSGASTGAYEAVELRDNDKSRYLGKGVLTAVNNVNTEIKEAILGMDAIDQVAIDRTMIELDGTPNKGRLGANAILGVSLAVAKAAAEALGMPLYKYLGGVNAKELPLPMMNILNGGSHADSAVDVQEFMIQPVGAKTFAEAMQMGCEVFHHLGKLLKKMGDSTNVGNEGGYAPAKINGTEGALDLIVEAIKAAGYEPGKDVTFAIDAASSEFCKEVAPGKFEYHFTREGGVVRTSEEMVEWYAKLVEKYPIKSIEDGLGEDDWAGWQLLTAKIGDKVQIVGDDLFVTNTERLKKGIELKAGNSILIKLNQIGSLTETLDAIEMAKRAGMTAVVSHRSGETEDATIADIAVATNAGQIKTGSTSRTDRMAKYNQLLRIEQELGSMAQYNGLEVFYNIKK encoded by the coding sequence ATGACAAGAATAGTTGATGTAGTAGCTAGAGAAATCCTTGACTCAAGAGGAAATCCTACAGTAGAAGTAGATGTAGTATTAGAGTGTGGAGCAAAAGGAAGAGCAGCAGTTCCATCTGGAGCTTCAACAGGAGCTTACGAAGCTGTGGAGTTAAGAGATAATGACAAATCAAGATATTTAGGAAAAGGTGTATTAACAGCAGTTAATAACGTAAATACTGAAATCAAGGAAGCTATCTTAGGAATGGATGCTATTGACCAAGTTGCAATAGACAGAACTATGATAGAATTAGATGGAACTCCAAACAAAGGAAGATTAGGAGCTAATGCTATACTAGGAGTATCATTAGCAGTTGCTAAAGCAGCAGCAGAAGCATTAGGAATGCCTCTATACAAATACTTAGGAGGAGTAAATGCTAAAGAATTACCTCTACCTATGATGAACATTTTAAACGGAGGATCTCATGCTGACTCTGCAGTAGATGTACAAGAGTTTATGATTCAACCAGTTGGAGCAAAAACTTTTGCAGAAGCTATGCAAATGGGATGTGAGGTATTCCACCACTTAGGAAAATTATTAAAGAAAATGGGAGATTCTACTAACGTAGGAAACGAAGGAGGATATGCTCCAGCTAAAATAAATGGAACTGAAGGAGCTTTAGACCTTATCGTTGAAGCTATAAAAGCTGCTGGATATGAGCCAGGAAAAGATGTCACTTTTGCAATCGATGCTGCATCAAGTGAGTTCTGTAAAGAAGTAGCACCAGGAAAATTTGAATATCACTTCACAAGAGAAGGAGGAGTTGTAAGAACTTCTGAAGAAATGGTAGAATGGTATGCTAAACTTGTTGAAAAATATCCAATCAAATCTATTGAAGATGGATTAGGAGAAGATGACTGGGCAGGATGGCAATTATTAACTGCTAAAATCGGAGATAAAGTACAAATCGTTGGAGATGACTTATTCGTAACTAACACTGAAAGACTTAAAAAAGGAATAGAGTTAAAAGCTGGAAACTCTATCTTAATAAAACTTAACCAAATCGGATCATTAACTGAAACTCTAGATGCTATCGAAATGGCAAAAAGAGCAGGAATGACTGCAGTTGTATCTCACAGATCTGGAGAAACTGAAGATGCTACAATAGCTGATATAGCTGTTGCAACAAACGCAGGACAAATCAAAACTGGATCAACTTCAAGAACTGATAGAATGGCTAAATACAACCAATTATTAAGAATTGAGCAAGAATTAGGATCAATGGCTCAATACAATGGTTTAGAAGTATTCTATAACATCAAAAAATAA